Proteins encoded in a region of the Neodiprion lecontei isolate iyNeoLeco1 chromosome 5, iyNeoLeco1.1, whole genome shotgun sequence genome:
- the LOC107226855 gene encoding patched domain-containing protein 3 gives MSCGLTCVDDFLNRAFYRVGLVVGRHPGYFVIIPVLLAGICITGYQQIRYEIDPEYLFSPINGPGKSERVIVESFFKVNYTSRFSVGRITRPGRFGHVIVVPKDGDDNMLRAVIWKELLLLDGIIRNATLEYEGETYSYENICARWLDQCFMNDILNLHHVIDDVESRELNLTFPVMFNPVTWDAHAFPVYFGGSIINDDSTIETVPSIQLAYFVTADTKRQDAIGALWEEAFLNIIGKAENDGIFKHISTARFASRTLELELEANTRTVVPYFSSTFAIMAIFSVVTCMMADWVRSKPWLGLLGNVSAAMATVSAFGLCMYLGIEFIGINLAAPFLMIGIGIDDTFVVLAAWRRSNILAPVPERMAVTLSEAAVSITITSLTDMISFFIGIMSPFPSVQIFCIYSGFAVIFTFFFHLTFFSGCVAISGYCEQKNLHSVVCCKVQPVSKSTHRSWLYRILCTGGVDPADPDNPLDNPEHGCMVWFRDYLAVVLNNRFVKALVIVIFTLYLCGALYGLTTLEEGLDRRKLSKEDSYSVAFYDKEDFYFREFPYRIQVIVSGQENYSDPVVQQQFENLTRALEASSYISSPIYTESWIRSFLSYVTRNQDYLNVTIDTEASFIKALKDIWLFPANPFSLDVKFDETGQKILASRFLIQAVNISGTNEEKAMVKELRRICNESPLNASVFHPYFVFFDQFELVRPTSIQCMVYGALIMMLISFIFIPNALCCLWVAFCIVSIELGVGGYMALWGVNLDSISMINLIMCIGFSVDFTAHICYAYMSSKKKHPDDRVKECLYSLGLPIVQGAASTILGLGALLLANTYIFLVFFKMVFLVIFIGAMHGLFLLPVLLSIFGPGSCSSHEPEGKEAALDPEGKPHRVFVIPHPSLLYPPGPKKPGQGGSPVTSLTALEDRDPGLGTSEDSNSTESGSSQSRRRQQQQQQTEAPDADVQRRYLGWRRSVGVPNGLTNLQPAPATPAPPPDYPGATLDRPLRVSLGENLYFGRSNPGPDFPSRREYRRSRSHSHHNLQYPPTRYQPDPRYP, from the exons ATGTCTTGTGGCCTGACTTGCGTCGACGACTTTCTGAACAGGGCGTTTTACCGCGTTGGTCTGGTCGTCGGACGGCATCCCGGCTATTTCGTTATAATCCCCGTGCTTCTGGCTGGCATATGCATAACCGGATACCAGCAGATTCGTTACGAAATCGACCCCGAGTATCTTTTCTCGCCGATCAATGGACCCGGAAAATCTGAGCGCGTTATCGTCGAGAGCTTCTTTAAGGTGAACTACACTAGCCGATTCAGCGTTGGCCGTATCACCCGTCCAG GGCGATTCGGACATGTGATTGTGGTGCCTAAGGATGGGGATGACAACATGCTTCGAGCCGTTATATGGAAGGAACTCCTCCTGCTCGACGGAATAATCAGGAACGCGACCCTGGAATACGAGGGGGAAACATACTCGTACGAAAACATATGCGCAAGATGGTTGGATCAGTGTTTTATGAACGACATTTTGAACCTGCATCACGTTATCGA CGACGTGGAGAGCCGAGAGTTGAACCTGACGTTTCCGGTAATGTTCAATCCGGTTACGTGGGACGCCCACGCGTTCCCTGTCTACTTTGGCGGTAGCATCATCAACGACGACTCGACCATCGAGACCGTTCCTTCGATCCAACTGGCGTACTTCGTTACCGCTGACACCAAGCGCCAAGACGCCAT CGGCGCCCTTTGGGAAGAAGCGTTCCTCAATATTATCGGCAAGGCCGAAAACGACGGGATCTTCAAGCACATCAGCACAGCCAGGTTCGCTTCGCGAACCCTGGAACTGGAGCTGGAAGCGAACACGCGAACGGTGGTACCGTACTTCTCCAGCACCTTCGCGATTATGGCCATCTTCTCCGTGGTGACGTGCATGATGGCGGACTGGGTACGGAGCAAACCTTGGCTCGGACTGTTGGGCAACGTGTCTGCAGCAATGGCAACCGTCTCGGCATTCGGTCTCTGCATGTACCTTGGGATCGAGTTTATCGGGATCAACCTCGCCGCGCCTTTCCTCATGATCG gtatCGGCATCGATGACACTTTTGTGGTGCTGGCTGCTTGGAGAAGATCCAACATCCTGGCACCGGTTCCGGAGCGGATGGCGGTCACCCTGAGCGAGGCAGCCGTTTCAATAACGATAACTTCGCTCACTGACATGATATCCTTTTTTATCGGTATCATGTCACCGTTTCCCTCTGTCCAAATCTTCTGCATCTATTCAG GTTTCGCGGTGATATTCACCTTCTTCTTCCACTTGACCTTCTTCAGCGGATGTGTAGCCATCAGCGGTTACTGCGAGCAGAAGAATCTTCACAGTGTCGTCTGCTGCAAGGTGCAGCCCGTTTCAAAGTCGA CTCACCGTTCTTGGTTATACCGGATATTGTGTACTGGGGGAGTGGACCCTGCTGACCCCGACAACCCCTTAGACAATCCGGAACATGGATGTATGGTTTGGTTCCGCGATTACCTCGCTGTAGTCTTGAACAACCGTTTTGTCAAAGCTCTCGTCATCGTTATCTTCACACTCTACTTGTGTGGAGCACTTTACGGCCTCACAACTCTCGAAGAAGGCCTGGACAGACGGAAGCTCTCCAAGGAGGATTCATATTCTGTCGCATTTTACGATAAAGAGGACTTTTACTTTCGGGAATTTCCGTACAGGATTCAG GTGATCGTAAGTGGCCAGGAGAACTACAGCGACCCTGTCGTCCAGCAGCAGTTTGAGAACCTGACTAGAGCTCTGGAGGCCTCCTCTTACATCAGTAGCCCGATTTATACGGAAAGTTGGATTCGAAGTTTCCTGAGCTACGTGACCCGTAACCAGGACTACCTTAACGTGACCATTGACACAGAGGCTAGTTTCATAAAGGCATTAAAGGACATATGGCTCTTCCCAGCAAATCCGTTTTCACTTGACGTAAAATTCGACGAAACGGGACAGAAGATTCTGGCCAGCAGATTCCTGATCCAAGCTGTGAACATAAGCGGCACAAACGAGGAAAAGGCGATGGTCAAGGAACTCCGACGTATCTGCAATGAGTCTCCCCTCAACGCGAGTGTCTTCCATCCTTACTTCGTGTTCTTCGATCAGTTTGAACTCGTTCGACCTACGAGTATTCAGTGCATGGTATACGGAGCGCTGATAATGATGCTGATCTCGTTCATCTTCATACCTAACGCTTTGTGCTGTTTGTGGGTGGCCTTTTGCATCGTGTCCATAGAGCTAGGGGTTGGCGGTTACATGGCATTGTGGGGTGTGAACCTGGACAGTATATCGATGATAAACTTGATAATGTGCATCGGATTTAGCGTCGACTTCACGGCCCACATATGCTACGCGTACATGAGCTCGAAGAAGAAGCATCCGGACGACCGTGTCAAAGAGTGTCTCTATAGCCTGGGCCTACCAATAGTCCAGGGTGCCGCGTCGACGATCCTGGGTCTGGGGGCTCTCCTCCTCGCCAACACCTATATCTTCCTGGTCTTCTTCAAAATGGTCTTCCTGGTGATATTCATTGGCGCTATGCACGGTCTTTTCCTCCTGCCAGTTCTTCTCTCCATATTCGGACCTGGATCTTGTTCCTCCCACGAGCCAGAAGGCAAAGAGGCCGCCCTGGACCCTGAGGGAAAGCCCCATCGCGTCTTCGTCATTCCCCATCCGTCTCTCCTTTACCCGCCGGGACCCAAAAAACCAGGCCAAGGCGGGAGTCCAGTGACGAGTCTCACAGCTTTGGAAGACCGAGATCCTGGCCTGGGAACCAGCGAGGACAGTAATTCCACCGAGAGCGGTTCGTCCCAAAGCCGAAGGCgccaacagcagcagcagcagacgGAGGCACCTGACGCCGACGTCCAGCGTCGGTACCTCGGATGGCGACGGTCCGTCGGCGTGCCGAACGGTCTGACGAACCTTCAGCCGGCTCCAGCGACTCCGGCTCCGCCACCCGATTACCCCGGAGCCACGCTGGATCGCCCTCTCAGAGTCAGCCTCGGCGAAAATCTTTACTTCGGACGTTCGAATCCTGGACCAGACTTCCCGTCGCGCCGGGAATACAGACGTAGCAGGTCCCACTCTCACCATAACCTCCAATATCCACCGACCAGGTATCAGCCGGATCCTCGCTACCCTTGA